The Narcine bancroftii isolate sNarBan1 chromosome 6, sNarBan1.hap1, whole genome shotgun sequence genome window below encodes:
- the LOC138736009 gene encoding tubulin beta-2B chain-like isoform X3, translating to MGTLLISKIREEYPDRIMNTFSVMPSPKVSDTVVEPYNATLSVHQLVENTDETYCIDNEALYDICFRTMKLTTPTYGDLNHLVSATMSGVTTCLRFPGQLNADLRKLAVNMVPFPRLHFFMPGFAPLTSRGSQNYRALTVPELTQQMFDAKNMMAACDPRHGRYLTVAAIFRGRMSMKEVDEQMLNVQNKNSSYFVEWIPNNVKTAVCDIPPRNLKMSSTFIGNSTAIQELFKRISDQFTAMFRRKAFLHWYTGEGMDEMEFTEAESNMNDLVSEYQQYQDATADEQEEFEEEEGENDEA from the coding sequence ATGGGGACCCTCCTCATCAGCAAGATCCGTGAGGAATATCCTGACCGTATCATGAATACCTTCAGTGTCATGCCTTCACCTAAAGTTTCAGACACTGTGGTGGAACCATACAATGCTACCCTGTCTGTGCACCAGCTGGTGGAGAATACAGATGAGACGTACTGTATTGACAATGAAGCCCTTTACGATATCTGCTTTCGTACCATGAAGTTGACCACTCCCACTTATGGAGATCTCAACCACTTGGTTTCTGCCACCATGAGTGGAGTTACTACCTGCCTTCGCTTCCCTGGACAACTCAATGCTGACCTTCGCAAGCTAGCAGTTAATATGGTGCCCTTCCCTCGGTTACACTTTTTCATGCCTGGTTTTGCCCCACTTACCAGCCGTGGCAGCCAAAATTACAGAGCCCTGACAGTGCCAGAACTAACTCAGCAAATGTTTGATGCTAAAAATATGATGGCAGCCTGTGACCCAAGGCATGGACGCTATTTGACTGTTGCTGCCATTTTCCGAGGTCGAATGTCCATGAAGGAAGTGGATGAGCAGATGCTCAATGTCCAGAACAAGAACAGCAGCTACTTTGTTGAATGGATTCCCAACAATGTTAAGACGGCCGTCTGCGATATCCCACCGAGAAACCTCAAGATGTCCTCTACCTTCATTGGCAACAGCACTGCCATCCAGGAGTTGTTCAAGCGCATTTCGGATCAGTTTACTGCCATGTTCCGCAGGAAGGCTTTCTTGCACTGGTATACTGGTGAGGGGATGGATGAGATGGAGTTCACTGAGGCTGAGAGCAACATGAATGATCTAGTATCTGAGTATCAACAGTACCAAGATGCCACTGCAGATGAGCAGGAAGAGTTTGAAGAGGAAGAGGGGGAAAACGATGAAGCATAA